From Candidatus Eisenbacteria bacterium, a single genomic window includes:
- a CDS encoding DUF362 domain-containing protein has product MENPAGKRSGEKSTAQKKDHFGPSRRDFLKLSAVGAIAAAGSKASARDLVELGKKAVAGTRGNVMPGRIVIYHDPEFYSGGLDQDQIAGAVHSGVQMLTGISDTAAAFESLFPGLHSGSTFAIKVNCIGPTESKWQVARGVVSGLSLMLGGTFDVSQVVIYDDNNIVNYGYNTDRFTFNGHAAVISSNNNNPSSYYVYGSHRLSQYILDCDYLISIPVLKSHTDPNNQITLALKNHYGSCSPASLCGNIPGMLTLNADQYVKPKTALVVADVIEATYNGGPGEPPQIWNTFPEMTPNTLFFSTDPTTSDYWGREYINTERASHGWAAKPCTWVELSSGSPYEIGVSDPGSMTVINYEPSDVDNPAGVVGGTFLAPNVPNPCRNGTELRFRLDEPSRVSLQIISTSGRMIRRLGGDVLPEGRHVVKWDGRDSQGRRVPAGVYFTRMEAGRIVRTRRIVVAN; this is encoded by the coding sequence ATGGAGAACCCCGCGGGGAAGAGGTCTGGGGAAAAATCTACCGCACAAAAGAAGGATCATTTCGGCCCAAGTCGCCGTGATTTCTTGAAACTCTCCGCCGTCGGAGCTATCGCCGCGGCGGGATCAAAAGCTTCCGCCAGGGATCTGGTAGAGCTGGGGAAGAAGGCTGTCGCCGGGACCCGCGGGAATGTCATGCCGGGCCGGATCGTCATCTATCACGACCCTGAATTCTATTCCGGAGGTCTCGATCAGGATCAGATCGCCGGGGCTGTTCACAGCGGTGTTCAAATGCTGACAGGAATCAGCGACACCGCCGCCGCTTTTGAATCGCTTTTCCCCGGTCTTCACAGCGGCTCGACCTTCGCGATCAAGGTCAACTGCATCGGACCCACGGAGTCGAAATGGCAGGTGGCGCGGGGCGTGGTTTCCGGTCTGTCGCTGATGCTGGGCGGCACCTTCGATGTGAGCCAGGTCGTCATCTATGATGATAACAATATTGTGAATTACGGGTACAATACCGACCGGTTTACCTTTAATGGGCACGCCGCCGTTATCAGCAGCAACAATAACAACCCCAGCAGCTATTACGTGTATGGCAGCCACCGGCTTTCACAATATATTCTTGATTGCGATTACCTGATCAGCATCCCGGTGCTGAAGAGCCACACCGATCCGAATAATCAGATCACACTGGCCTTGAAGAATCATTACGGCTCCTGCTCGCCGGCGAGCCTCTGCGGCAATATCCCCGGCATGCTGACCCTCAATGCGGATCAGTATGTGAAGCCGAAGACGGCGCTGGTTGTCGCCGATGTGATTGAGGCGACCTACAACGGCGGGCCGGGTGAGCCGCCGCAGATCTGGAACACCTTCCCTGAAATGACGCCGAACACCCTCTTCTTCTCAACCGACCCCACGACGAGCGACTATTGGGGCCGTGAGTATATCAATACCGAGCGGGCTTCCCACGGCTGGGCGGCTAAACCCTGTACATGGGTCGAGCTCTCTTCCGGATCCCCCTACGAGATCGGTGTCAGCGATCCAGGTTCGATGACGGTGATCAACTATGAACCGTCGGATGTCGACAACCCCGCGGGCGTTGTCGGCGGGACCTTCCTGGCGCCGAACGTTCCCAATCCATGCCGGAACGGCACGGAACTGCGCTTTCGCCTGGATGAGCCCTCGCGCGTCTCCCTGCAGATCATCTCCACCTCGGGCCGGATGATCCGCCGTCTCGGCGGGGATGTGCTGCCTGAAGGGCGTCATGTCGTGAAATGGGACGGCCGCGATAGTCAGGGGCGCCGCGTTCCGGCGGGCGTTTACTTCACGCGGATGGAAGCGGGACGCATCGTCCGCACGCGCCGGATCGTTGTCGCGAACTGA
- a CDS encoding VCBS repeat-containing protein: MERKLSRRPPPISGGGLFIGIIVVVMIAAAGFVVLQIVESGKPAEITLDTPLEEAGEGDGDILLEADSTYVVEHYLPWDPYVVTWGPTNLDPDLPQTRIEITLQDAVIEASVDYLCEGETKDLDGDGSDELIVWAYSGGAHCCSQYYIYTRHPAFRRIGSIYTGNGGLQFKDLDGDGVLEGVGNYDGLAYYDWSYAASPFPPIIFKWRDGGFVEETKAFPDLLRERLETYLYPQPADPNDPDYKEQRFPRVGAVLAYCILLDEEERAFALMKKLDPEMIPWMQEHREAIRALMAGMKERAG, from the coding sequence ATGGAACGAAAGCTGTCAAGACGGCCGCCCCCAATATCCGGGGGCGGTCTTTTTATCGGGATTATTGTCGTGGTGATGATCGCCGCGGCCGGATTCGTCGTTCTTCAAATAGTTGAGTCCGGGAAGCCCGCGGAGATCACATTAGATACGCCGCTGGAGGAAGCCGGGGAAGGCGACGGGGATATTCTCCTCGAAGCCGACTCCACCTATGTCGTTGAACATTACCTGCCCTGGGATCCTTATGTCGTGACGTGGGGTCCCACAAACCTCGATCCGGATCTTCCGCAGACGCGAATCGAGATCACCCTCCAAGACGCCGTCATCGAGGCATCGGTCGATTATCTCTGTGAAGGCGAGACGAAGGATCTCGACGGCGACGGGAGCGACGAGTTGATCGTTTGGGCTTACAGCGGCGGCGCGCACTGCTGTTCGCAGTATTATATTTATACGAGGCATCCCGCCTTTAGGCGGATCGGATCGATCTATACCGGCAACGGCGGCCTGCAGTTTAAGGATCTGGATGGGGACGGGGTGCTGGAGGGTGTCGGAAATTACGACGGCCTGGCCTATTACGATTGGAGTTATGCCGCGAGTCCCTTCCCGCCGATTATTTTTAAATGGCGGGATGGCGGGTTTGTTGAAGAGACCAAGGCGTTCCCGGATTTGCTTCGTGAAAGATTAGAAACTTATCTCTACCCCCAACCGGCCGATCCCAACGATCCCGATTACAAGGAGCAGCGGTTTCCGCGTGTCGGCGCGGTGCTGGCCTATTGCATTTTGCTGGATGAAGAAGAACGCGCCTTTGCGCTGATGAAGAAACTCGATCCGGAAATGATCCCCTGGATGCAGGAACATCGCGAAGCGATCCGCGCGCTGATGGCGGGGATGAAAGAACGGGCGGGCTGA
- a CDS encoding T9SS type A sorting domain-containing protein, translating to MRNAICASVVVCVALCLLAFAGSAWGETHKIELSQETAGVTLLEQTNDQLTFQISVGELATMDVETAEGTFSRLLLPGFHSSQQLGQPQLPMLNQLFEIPYGAGMWVEVLDFETREFALADYGILNPLLPAQPSVAKNQDPASLPFHYDPATYARNEEFGFDLVQAVDIGQMRSVRIGRLEVAPVTYNPQMGTVTVKENVKLAIHFTGGDLEAERALKDRTQSPYFEVVYDQIAGSRDDTHDTFPDKYQGPVTYVIVAARMFETQLQPFIQWQTERGFKVIVGYTDTIGGTTSAIQSYVHGLYASENPAPTFVLFVGDTGQIPAYSLSGISDLPYCDVTGDDIPEMYYGRFSANNSTELQPYIDKTLEYERHEFPDPSFLGEVVMIAGYDTGYAATYGNGQINYGTNHYFNAAHGILSHTYLYPESGSSDAQIIQNVSDGVGFINYTAHGGQTSWSDPTFTITNINGLSNDHEYCHAVGNCCLTSSFQVTTCFGEAWLRAPNKGAIGYIGASESTYWDEDYWFGVGYGPIVSGGATYEQTGLGSYDGMFHDHGEAIPQWYIVQDSHVFCGNLAVEEAGSSLTGYYWDIYNLMGDPSLSVYLGVPDANAITLPPNILPAATYVTVIAEPHSYVGFSADGVLLGGGMIDADGTSNIPISSVAAYSSVHVVVTCQNKIPYMVDLPVMTMEGPYLIVDQNDFNDYSGDQDGEVDAGENVILTTYLKNMGSDAATNVTGTLVEVRGVTISDDYETWGTINPDQTKPCDDNYNFVVSWDTPDQTQIDFVINISSSEDNWDRTFSLVIDAPIVEVIDVSIDDTAGNGDGMADPGETVGLTFHLANSGHEDCRNINGLISCASDYIDITDGSGSVANVPEGGDADLSGFSLTIDPACPEMISLDIALNMTASLGHQMFYNYPMPIAPFFDDFEIDLGWTVSSTATSGVWERADPQPTTYNGAPVQPGDDHTPAPGVNCWVTGPLAGSAAGTYDVDGGATVLTSTVADLSGLESATLEYWRWYTNNLGNGGGEDWWDVEVSDDNGANWVYLEHTQSSANQWTKMTFQLENFIEMTNQVIFRFTAADEGSGSLVEAAVDDFMLCGASSGSSGIDEPVAAAIGFRLWQNSPNAANPTTTIRYRLDAGKPVPTTLKIYDAMGRLVRTLVNEAQGAGNYSAVWDGRGDHGRSVSSGVFFYVLNSGENQQTRKMVVVQ from the coding sequence ATGCGGAATGCCATCTGTGCCAGCGTCGTAGTGTGTGTCGCGCTCTGTCTGCTCGCCTTCGCGGGATCGGCGTGGGGTGAGACACATAAAATAGAGCTCTCTCAAGAGACGGCGGGGGTGACGTTGTTGGAACAAACCAACGACCAGCTCACTTTCCAAATCTCCGTGGGGGAACTCGCCACAATGGATGTGGAGACTGCGGAGGGAACCTTCAGCCGGCTTCTGCTCCCCGGTTTTCACTCATCACAGCAGCTCGGCCAGCCGCAGCTGCCGATGCTCAATCAGCTTTTCGAGATCCCGTATGGCGCCGGGATGTGGGTTGAAGTATTGGATTTTGAAACCCGCGAATTTGCGCTCGCCGATTACGGGATTTTGAATCCCCTGCTGCCGGCCCAGCCGAGCGTCGCGAAGAACCAGGATCCAGCGAGCCTCCCCTTCCATTACGATCCGGCGACCTACGCCCGCAACGAGGAGTTCGGCTTCGACCTCGTCCAGGCGGTCGATATAGGTCAGATGCGATCGGTGCGGATCGGGCGTCTCGAAGTAGCGCCGGTGACCTACAATCCCCAAATGGGAACGGTCACGGTCAAAGAAAATGTCAAGTTGGCGATCCACTTCACCGGCGGCGATCTCGAGGCCGAGCGGGCCCTCAAGGACCGGACCCAGAGCCCCTATTTTGAGGTCGTTTATGATCAAATCGCCGGGTCGCGGGATGATACGCATGACACCTTCCCCGACAAGTACCAGGGTCCGGTGACCTATGTCATCGTGGCCGCCCGGATGTTTGAAACCCAGTTGCAGCCCTTCATCCAGTGGCAGACCGAACGCGGTTTCAAGGTGATCGTCGGCTACACCGACACCATCGGCGGCACGACATCCGCCATACAGAGTTATGTCCACGGCTTGTACGCCTCGGAGAATCCCGCCCCGACCTTCGTTCTTTTTGTCGGCGATACCGGGCAGATCCCGGCCTACAGCCTCTCCGGCATCAGCGATCTCCCCTACTGCGATGTCACGGGTGATGACATCCCCGAAATGTACTATGGCCGTTTCTCCGCCAACAACTCGACGGAATTGCAGCCTTACATCGACAAGACATTGGAGTATGAGCGACACGAGTTCCCCGATCCCTCCTTCCTTGGTGAGGTCGTGATGATCGCCGGCTATGACACCGGCTATGCCGCGACCTACGGGAACGGGCAGATCAACTACGGAACCAATCATTACTTCAACGCCGCCCACGGCATTCTGAGCCACACCTATCTTTACCCCGAGTCGGGTTCCTCGGATGCTCAGATTATCCAGAATGTAAGCGATGGCGTCGGATTTATAAACTACACCGCTCACGGCGGTCAGACATCCTGGTCCGACCCAACTTTCACAATTACCAATATCAATGGCCTGAGTAATGACCACGAGTATTGTCACGCGGTGGGGAACTGCTGTCTCACCAGCAGCTTCCAGGTCACAACCTGTTTCGGCGAGGCCTGGTTGAGGGCGCCCAACAAGGGCGCGATCGGTTATATCGGCGCGTCGGAGAGCACCTACTGGGATGAGGATTACTGGTTCGGCGTCGGCTACGGCCCCATCGTTTCCGGCGGCGCGACCTATGAACAGACCGGTCTCGGTTCTTATGACGGGATGTTCCACGATCACGGCGAGGCGATCCCGCAATGGTATATCGTTCAAGACTCCCATGTCTTCTGCGGCAACCTGGCTGTGGAGGAAGCGGGCAGCAGCCTGACCGGTTATTACTGGGATATTTACAACCTGATGGGTGATCCCAGCCTCTCGGTCTATCTCGGGGTGCCGGATGCCAACGCGATAACCCTTCCGCCGAACATTCTTCCCGCCGCCACGTATGTCACCGTCATCGCGGAACCGCACAGCTATGTCGGTTTCTCGGCGGATGGCGTTCTGCTGGGCGGTGGAATGATCGATGCCGACGGAACCTCGAATATCCCCATTTCGAGTGTGGCGGCCTATTCGAGTGTTCATGTCGTCGTCACCTGCCAAAACAAGATCCCCTATATGGTCGATCTGCCGGTAATGACGATGGAAGGGCCTTATCTGATCGTCGATCAGAACGACTTTAACGATTATTCCGGCGATCAGGACGGCGAGGTCGATGCCGGTGAGAATGTGATCCTCACCACCTACCTCAAGAATATGGGCAGCGACGCGGCCACCAACGTCACGGGCACCCTCGTTGAGGTCCGCGGTGTGACGATCAGCGACGACTACGAGACCTGGGGAACGATCAATCCGGATCAGACCAAGCCGTGCGATGACAATTACAACTTCGTCGTCAGCTGGGATACGCCGGATCAGACCCAGATTGATTTCGTGATCAATATATCCTCAAGCGAGGACAACTGGGATCGAACCTTCAGCCTCGTCATTGACGCGCCGATCGTTGAGGTTATCGATGTCTCGATCGACGATACCGCGGGCAACGGGGACGGCATGGCCGATCCGGGCGAGACGGTTGGGCTGACATTCCACCTGGCCAACTCGGGTCACGAGGACTGCCGGAATATCAACGGCCTGATCTCCTGCGCCTCCGACTACATCGATATCACCGATGGTTCGGGTTCTGTCGCCAATGTTCCCGAAGGCGGCGACGCCGATCTATCAGGATTCAGCCTGACGATCGATCCGGCTTGCCCTGAGATGATCTCGCTCGATATCGCACTCAACATGACGGCTTCTCTGGGGCACCAGATGTTCTACAATTACCCCATGCCGATCGCCCCCTTCTTTGATGACTTTGAAATCGATCTGGGCTGGACGGTCAGCAGTACAGCGACATCCGGCGTATGGGAACGCGCCGATCCTCAACCAACAACGTACAATGGCGCTCCCGTACAACCGGGGGATGATCACACACCCGCGCCCGGCGTCAACTGCTGGGTCACCGGTCCCCTCGCCGGCAGCGCCGCCGGAACCTACGATGTCGATGGCGGCGCCACCGTACTCACCTCGACCGTGGCCGATCTTTCCGGTCTTGAATCAGCGACACTGGAATACTGGCGCTGGTACACCAACAATCTCGGGAACGGCGGCGGCGAAGACTGGTGGGATGTTGAGGTCTCCGATGACAACGGCGCCAACTGGGTCTATCTCGAGCACACTCAGAGCAGCGCCAATCAGTGGACCAAAATGACCTTCCAGCTCGAGAACTTCATTGAGATGACCAATCAGGTGATTTTCCGCTTCACCGCGGCGGATGAAGGCAGCGGCTCGCTGGTTGAGGCGGCCGTTGATGACTTCATGCTGTGCGGCGCCAGCAGCGGATCTTCCGGCATTGACGAACCGGTGGCCGCGGCGATCGGCTTCCGTCTCTGGCAGAACTCACCGAACGCGGCGAATCCGACCACCACGATTCGCTACCGGCTCGATGCCGGCAAACCGGTTCCGACGACCCTGAAGATTTATGATGCGATGGGCCGCCTGGTCCGGACGCTCGTGAACGAAGCGCAGGGCGCCGGCAACTACAGCGCCGTCTGGGACGGCCGCGGCGATCACGGCCGCAGCGTCTCAAGTGGTGTGTTCTTCTACGTTCTGAACTCGGGCGAGAACCAGCAGACGCGGAAGATGGTGGTTGTGCAGTAA
- a CDS encoding DUF362 domain-containing protein yields the protein MADERGSEQQGDHQDQPRTKHDGLRLRAGRDQVSSKGLTRRRFLQTTAAGAAGMIIAPYILKSPAAHAAARGARVVRAFHAGATSGWDTVNQEPVDLMVHAAIRALTGHEETGAAWKSLFPGINNTHKVAIKINLACGDVPTHPEVVNAIIDGLLMMDLGGQQLPEEQIIVWDFDNPFFCPQTGYTPNWGGPGVQYVGTDHPSVGYDSQTFVIDHPLNTHSYHQFSKIIIDHCDYMINASVIKDHSESGITFSLKNLYGTVNGISTSYQMHLSGTYGDGHTRGEPGLARFLRDDLGDKTKLYIIDGTFGLYNGGPGYIPPYHTPPNWAYNSVIVGIDPVATDRIGTIKINEERAKHGLGALNPSMLPAAAGDPYYLGTDDPELIDLIELNVEPGADVPGSSLGSKAVALLAPYPNPAGGACTLRFHCATESHAELVIVDVRGSVVRRVADAHFTAGMHRFHWDGCDDRGRALPSGIYFCKLRTGLGTRRQRVVFIR from the coding sequence ATGGCCGACGAGCGAGGATCTGAACAGCAGGGCGATCATCAGGATCAGCCGAGAACAAAACATGACGGATTGAGACTCCGCGCGGGCCGGGATCAGGTCTCATCAAAAGGCCTCACGCGCCGCCGTTTCCTTCAGACCACCGCGGCCGGCGCCGCGGGCATGATCATCGCACCCTATATCCTCAAGTCGCCGGCGGCCCATGCCGCCGCCCGCGGCGCCAGGGTCGTTCGCGCCTTTCACGCCGGCGCGACCTCCGGATGGGACACGGTGAATCAGGAACCGGTCGATCTGATGGTGCACGCCGCGATCCGCGCGCTGACGGGCCACGAAGAGACCGGCGCCGCCTGGAAGAGCCTCTTCCCGGGCATCAACAACACGCATAAAGTCGCCATCAAGATCAACCTCGCCTGCGGCGATGTGCCCACGCATCCCGAGGTGGTGAACGCGATCATCGACGGGCTCCTCATGATGGATCTGGGCGGCCAGCAGCTGCCCGAAGAGCAGATCATTGTCTGGGACTTTGACAATCCCTTCTTCTGCCCGCAGACCGGTTATACACCGAATTGGGGCGGCCCCGGCGTGCAGTATGTCGGCACCGATCATCCGAGCGTTGGGTATGATTCACAGACCTTCGTCATCGATCATCCCCTGAACACGCACTCCTATCATCAATTCTCAAAGATCATCATCGATCACTGCGATTATATGATCAACGCCTCGGTGATCAAAGATCACAGCGAGTCCGGCATCACATTCAGTCTGAAAAACCTGTACGGTACGGTGAACGGCATCTCCACCTCATACCAGATGCATCTATCGGGAACGTACGGCGACGGCCACACCCGGGGCGAGCCGGGATTGGCCAGGTTCCTCAGGGATGACTTGGGCGACAAAACCAAGCTCTATATCATCGACGGCACCTTCGGGCTCTATAACGGAGGACCGGGTTACATCCCGCCCTATCACACACCGCCGAACTGGGCCTACAACAGCGTGATCGTGGGGATCGATCCTGTCGCGACGGACCGGATCGGCACCATCAAGATCAACGAGGAGCGGGCCAAGCACGGCTTGGGCGCGCTGAATCCCAGCATGCTTCCCGCCGCGGCGGGGGATCCGTACTATCTCGGCACGGACGATCCCGAACTTATCGATTTAATCGAACTCAATGTTGAACCCGGCGCCGATGTGCCGGGGAGTTCGCTCGGTTCCAAGGCCGTAGCCCTGCTCGCGCCGTATCCCAATCCGGCCGGAGGGGCTTGTACATTACGTTTCCATTGCGCGACGGAATCCCATGCGGAACTGGTCATCGTCGATGTCCGGGGTTCAGTCGTCCGCCGTGTCGCCGACGCGCATTTCACGGCGGGGATGCACCGCTTCCATTGGGACGGATGCGACGACCGCGGTCGTGCGCTTCCGAGCGGAATCTATTTTTGCAAGCTGCGTACCGGGTTGGGAACGCGGCGGCAAAGGGTTGTTTTCATTCGGTAA